In the genome of Tripterygium wilfordii isolate XIE 37 chromosome 19, ASM1340144v1, whole genome shotgun sequence, one region contains:
- the LOC119985469 gene encoding aspartic proteinase CDR1-like yields the protein MSVLTPHEADYLMEFHIGSPKRKILAIADTGSDLIWIQCHPCVGCYLQDEPLFEPTKSTTYKKLLYETYYCYALGTVKRRGYLDCCKYNFSYLSGMYTLGVLSSDTVYLDSINGGVASFPKLAFGCGHQNHANFNSRVQGVVGLGGGLLSLISQLIKTKIEHKFSYCLVPRGATTTSKLRFGSGATMKGTIVVSTPLVDERPRTFYFLNLLGITIGNETIYESQNRGNIIIDSGTTLTMLNSNMYNGVEAMVQKAIGISPIPNPPLKFRLCYRTNSSVNINIPEMIFHFNGAKLHLPSTNTFMIYQDLYCMAIVSNDELSIFGNVAQVNFQVEFNLQKREVSFASVNCSTV from the coding sequence ATGTCGGTGCTCACTCCACATGAAGCTGATTATCTCATGGAGTTTCATATTGGTTCCCCAAAACGCAAAATTCTTGCTATTGCAGACACAGGAAGTGACCTTATATGGATACAATGCCATCCTTGTGTGGGTTGCTACCTTCAAGATGAGCCATTATTTGAGCCGACAAAATCGACGACCTACAAAAAACTTTTGTATGAAACATATTATTGTTATGCTTTGGGCACTGTTAAAAGGCGTGGGTACTTAGATTGCTGCAAATACAATTTTTCTTATTTAAGTGGGATGTATACATTGGGAGTCCTAAGTAGTGACACTGTCTATTTAGACTCCATCAATGGTGGAGTGGCTTCATTTCCTAAACTAGCGTTTGGATGCGGCCACCAAAATCATGCTAATTTCAATAGTCGTGTTCAGGGTGTCGTTGGCCTTGGTGGAGGATTATTATCACTTATTTCTCAGttgatcaaaacaaaaattgaacacAAATTCTCATACTGCTTAGTTCCTAGAGGTGCCACAACTACTAGTAAACTTAGATTCGGATCAGGAGCAACGATGAAGGGGACAATAGTTGTTTCAACCCCACTAGTAGATGAACGTCCTCGGACCTTCTATTTCCTTAATCTTCTAGGTATTACTATTGGGAATGAGACAATATATGAGAGTCAAAATCGTGGTAATATCATAATAGATTCTGGAACAACCCTGACGATGCTGAATTCGAATATGTACAATGGTGTGGAAGCTATGGTTCAAAAAGCCATTGGAATCAGCCCAATACCGAATCCACCATTAAAGTTTCGCTTATGCTATCGAACTAACTCCAGCGTAAATATCAATATTCCAGAAATGATATTCCATTTTAATGGTGCGAAGCTTCATTTACCATCGACAAACACATTTATGATATATCAAGATTTATACTGTATGGCGATAGTTTCAAATGATGAATTATCGATTTTTGGAAATGTAGCACAAGTGAACTTTCAAGTGGAGTTTAACCTCCAGAAAAGAGAAGTCTCTTTTGCCTCAGTAAATTGCTCTACAGTGTGA
- the LOC119985076 gene encoding probable E3 ubiquitin-protein ligase ZFP1, with protein sequence MGQRNMLCTNQMIDLEMDQQNHGYLLPEPGIVLGTITSFPQPDIPRMVPASQNMSNPDSHHLTGCYASPTFYHMPQYGVGHHHPAADFDQGAAMASNFYIPSMNPSPGILLHPGSSDQLPSSSNYGVVGVSGDEYGRNNHFVDNISASYKRKTAERIPGNFHLFNASASSSSSIAPLNTRHPEGVAAMDAASFPHPQFRGNGIQQPIREVGSHRSVRNRLGATGLDPVLAHNHKHYMQGNYVGQPFRPYSDVGVSRWNRPPFMTYMPGSNVNGGSLETGSMGLPHYHETAINRSSGSTAFLQSSPADLRQNNFHHLSPSPVQLLRGQNVSLHPQVAAPRVPLNYASYSGMNLPQDSMENSLRHPGPVPPTGIRIYRPHREGSGPETSSRHHNLPYLRFLPTEGVAMLEISDIYEIGSYTDHHRDMRLDIEYMSYEELLALGDRIGNVRTGLSEELIIRQLKTRTYLSSTSVNLEETEPDSCIICQEDYKRQEKIGTLGCGHEYHADCLKKWLLVKNVCPICKSEALREQKGR encoded by the exons ATGGGTCAAAGAAATATGCTATGCACTAATCAGATGATTGATCTAGAAATGGACCAGCAAAACCACGGTTATCTGCTTCCTGAGCCTGGCATTGTCTTGGGTACCATCACGAGTTTCCCACAGCCTGATATTCCTAGGATGGTACCAGCTTCACAGAACATGTCTAATCCTGATTCCCATCATTTAACTGGTTGTTATGCCAGTCCTACGTTTTATCATATGCCCCAGTATGGTGTTGGGCACCATCATCCTGCTGCAGATTTTGATCAAGGTGCCGCGATGGCATCTAACTTCTATATTCCTTCCATGAATCCTTCACCTGGTATTCTTTTACATCCTGGGTCCTCTGATCAGTTGCCATCTTCCAGCAATTATGGAGTCGTGGGAGTCTCTGGGGATGAGTACGGAAGAAATAACCACTTTGTGGATAATATTAGCgcctcatacaagagaaagactGCTGAAAGAATTCCTGGGAATTTCCATCTTTTTAATGCCTCAGCAAGTTCTAGTTCATCCATAGCCCCTCTGAATACAAGACATCCTGAGGGGGTTGCTGCTATGGATGCTGCATCTTTTCCCCATCCTCAATTCAGGGGAAATGGCATCCAGCAGCCCATCAGGGAAGTGGGATCTCATAGGAGTGTGAGAAACAGATTAGGTGCTACTGGGTTGGATCCTGTTCTAGCGCACAACCATAAACATTATATGCAGGGCAACTATGTGGGCCAGCCCTTCCGGCCATATAGCGATGTAGGTGTATCACGATGGAACCGGCCTCCTTTTATGACTTACATGCCAG GGAGTAATGTAAATGGAGGTTCTTTGGAGACTGGGAGCATGGGTCTACCTCACTATCATGAGACTGCTATCAACAGAAGTTCTGGTTCCACAGCTTTCTTGCAATCTTCTCCGGCTGATCTCAGGCAAAACAATTTTCACCATCTGTCTCCATCACCAGTTCAACTGTTGAGGGGTCAGAATGTCAGTCTTCACCCTCAAGTTGCTGCACCTAGAGTTCCGCTAAATTATGCCTCTTACAGCGGTATGAATCTTCCTCAGGATAGTATGGAGAATTCGCTCAGGCATCCGGGACCTGTTCCGCCAACGGGTATTCGGATTTACCGGCCTCACCGAGAGGGAAGTGGACCTGAGACTTCTTCAAGGCACCACAACCTTCCTTACTTGAGATTTCTGCCAACTGAA GGGGTTGCAATGCTAGAGATTTCTGACATCTATGAAATAGGCAGTTACACCGACCATCACAGAGACATGCGCTTGGATATAGAGTACATGTCTTATGAG GAGCTTCTTGCACTGGGGGATCGGATTGGCAATGTAAGAACTGGGTTGTCAGAAGAACTCATTATACGTCAGTTGAAGACAAGAACTTATTTATCGTCTACATCTGTCAATCTGGAGGAGACAGAACCTGATTCTTGCATTATATGCCAG GAGGATTACAAGAGGCAAGAGAAGATCGGAACTCTTGGTTGTGGACATGAATACCATGCAGATTGCTTGAAGAAGTGGCTGCTAGTGAAGAATGTCTGCCCCATTTGCAAATCAGAAGCATTGAGAGAACAGAAGGGCAGATGA
- the LOC119984981 gene encoding putative pentatricopeptide repeat-containing protein At1g12700, mitochondrial codes for MEKLKTARTMMRRRRNICCALPLGETGNPTEFVSFSSQALTPKFAIKNRCNELNTLDDAVALYNQMVFVHPQPSSFEFCRVLSAIVRMKHYCTVVFLSRDMELLGIRHNLHSLSILINCFCRLHRVDYGFSVLGKTFKLGLSPNIITLTTLINGLSREGNVARATRLFVDIMDNGFQPNVITCTSLINGLCRAGRTNDAICLLEKMEDRGYMPDVVTYTTIIDSLCKDKLFIGALNLYSKMVHKGISPTIVTYNSLIQGACNLGHWNEVVRMWNEMLGRDISPDLVTFSIVIDKLCKEGRALEAHVVFEKMIDYDLEPDAVTYSALMDGYILQGKIDEAMKVFNLMVDKGCKPNVFTYSILMNGYCKCKRVDEALRLLNEMSQRGLYADVVSYTTLINGLCEVGQLGLAQNLVREMIARGQTPNVVTYSTLLDGLCKHGCFDEAIVLIKKMHEISIEPDITTYTILIDGMCRMGRLHVARKVFSGLLIKGLRPDACTYNVMIKGLCKEGFCSEAYELFRKIEEGGCLLDSSSYNAIIQGYLHNNDTSMAKKLLAEMVGKGFSADACTATMFVDILSSDILKA; via the coding sequence ATGGAGAAATTGAAGACCGCAAGGAcgatgatgaggaggaggagaaacaTTTGTTGCGCTCTTCCTCTTGGAGAAACGGGTAATCCTACGGaatttgtctctttctcttctcaAGCTTTAACCCCCAAATTCGCCATAAAGAATCGATGCAATGAATTGAATACTCTAGATGACGCTGTTGCTTTGTATAATCAAATGGTTTTTGTGCATCCCCAACCTTCCAGTTTTGAATTTTGTCGTGTGTTGAGTGCGATTGTCAGAATGAAACATTATTGCACTGTGGTTTTCCTTTCCAGAGATATGGAACTTCTGGGAATTCGACATAACCTTCATAGCTTGAGTATATTGATCAATTGTTTCTGCCGCCTACATCGCGTGGATTATGGTTTCTCTGTTCTTGGTAAAACCTTTAAACTCGGCCTATCACCCAATATCATAACACTCACTACCCTTATCAATGGATTGTCTAGAGAGGGTAATGTTGCCCGTGCCACAAGATTGTTTGTTGACATTATGGATAATGGTTTTCAGCCTAATGTAATTACCTGCACGTCGCTAATAAATGGCTTGTGTAGAGCAGGCAGGACCAATGATGCTATTTGTTTGCTTGAGAAGATGGAAGATAGGGGTTATATGCCTGATGTGGTAACATATACTACAATCATTGACAGCCTATGCAAGGATAAATTGTTTATTGGAGCTTTAAATTTGTATTCTAAAATGGTCCATAAAGGCATTTCACCTACAATTGTCACATACAATTCCTTAATTCAAGGTGCTTGCAATTTGGGCCACTGGAATGAGGTAGTGAGAATGTGGAATGAAATGTTGGGTAGGGACATCAGCCCAGACCTGGTTACTTTTAGTATAGTGATTGATAAGCTTTGTAAAGAAGGCAGGGCTTTGGAGGCTCACGTTGTTTTCGAAAAGATGATTGATTATGACTTGGAGCCAGATGCTGTGACGTATAGTGCCTTAATGGATGGATATATTTTGCAAGGAAAAATTGACGAGGCAATGAAAGTGTTCAACTTGATGGTTGATAAGGGTTGTAAACCCAATGTGTTTACTTATAGCATTTTAATGAATGGATATTGTAAGTGTAAAAGGGTAGATGAGGCCTTAAGACTCTTGAATGAAATGTCTCAAAGGGGATTGTACGCTGACGTCGTATCATATACTACCCTTATAAATGGATTATGCGAAGTAGGGCAGCTTGGGCTTGCTCAAAATCTTGTTAGAGAGATGATTGCTCGTGGTCAGACTCCTAATGTAGTTACTTACTCAACGCTGCTTGATGGCTTGTGTAAACATGGATGTTTTGATGAGGCAATTGTACTAATCAAGAAAATGCATGAGATTAGTATTGAGCCTGATATCACAACATATACTATCCTTATCGATGGTATGTGCCGAATGGGAAGGCTTCATGTTGCAAGGAAGGTATTTTCTGGTCTCTTAATTAAGGGTTTACGGCCAGATGCATGTACATACAATGTCATGATTAAAGGACTTTGCAAGGAAGGGTTTTGCAGCGAAGCATATGAATTGTTCAGAAAAATAGAAGAGGGTGGTTGCTTACTTGATAGTTCCTCGTATAATGCAATAATTCAAGGTTATCTCCATAACAATGATACATCAATGGCAAAGAAACTTCTTGCGGAAATGGTTGGCAAAGGATTCTCAGCTGACGCGTGCACAGCAACCATGTTTGTAGATATCCTATCCAGTGATATATTAAAAGCATAG